The following proteins are co-located in the Xiphophorus maculatus strain JP 163 A chromosome 8, X_maculatus-5.0-male, whole genome shotgun sequence genome:
- the LOC102222663 gene encoding phospholipid-transporting ATPase ID-like codes for MGSVQSYFGSLCVKEKKQEEERYVRANDRPSNLSYNYANNAIRTSKYNIFTFLPLNLFEQFRRLANAYFLFLLVLQLIPQVSSLSWFTTALPLILVLSMTAVKDANDDINRHKSDRQVNNRMVNILIDGVLKNEKWMNVQVGDIIKLESNQFVTADLLLLSSSEPLNLVYVETAELDGETNLKVKQALTPTGEMGDSIEALSAFKGEVRCEPPNNRLDKFKGTLTMNGQNYGLDNDKILLRGCTLRNTEWCFGLVIFGGPDTKLMQNSGKTKFKRTSIDHLMNVLVLCIFGFLFTLCFILAIGNAIWEVKEGSVFTVFLPREPGVNAGLSSFLSFWSYVIVLNAVVPISLYVSVEVIRLGNSFFINWDRKMYYPKNDTPAQARTTTLNEELGQIKYIFSDKTGTLTQNIMTFNKCSINGKNYGELYDFSGQRVEITEKTQKVDFSWNKLADPKFDFHDYSLLETVREGNPEAQAFFRLLALCHTVMPEEKKEGELNYQAQSPDEGSLVTAARNFGFVFRSRTPETITIMEMGEKVTYELLAVLDFNNVRKRMSVIVRSPDGKMTLYCKGADTIIYERLDHSCKKLMKVTTGHLNEYAGDGLRTLVLAYKHLKENYMEEWTQRHHEASTALDGREERLDELYEEIEKDMILLGATAVEDKLQDGVPQTIEQLAKADIKIWVLTGDKQETAENIGYSCNMLREEMKEVFIVAANTPEGVKQELQYARRKMCPGSAEEPSVAKARAGLFWLQKTETVQDEQVEGDYALIINGHSLAFALEKDLELELLRTACMCQTVICCRVTPLQKAQVVELVKKYKQAITLAIGDGANDVSMIKAAHIGVGISGQEGMQAVLSSDFSFAQFRYLQRLLLVHGRWSYLRMCKFLQYFFYKNFTFTFVHFWYAFFCGFSAQTVYDEWFITLYNLVYTSLPILSLGLFDQDVNDRWSFEYPQLYSPGQLNMYFSKKAFVHCMLHSCYCSLVLFFIPWGAIHDTVRDDGRDLADYQSFALLAQTCLLVVVSIQLCIDTYSWTTVNQFFVWGSLAAYFAITFTMYSSGMFLIFTSIFPFVGTVRNSLNQPNVWLTIFLASLLCVLPVVALRFILIQIRPTINDKVRYKTQMEAPPAPAPRRPVRRVSTRRSGYAFSHSQGYGALVTSERFLFKRPMKGRLAFSVQTDTPQPKLFRPIPVE; via the exons ATGGGATCAGTGCAGTCATATTTTGGCAGCTTGtgtgtaaaagagaaaaagcaag AGGAGGAGAGATATGTTCGAGCCAACGACAGACCTTCCAACCTGTCTTACAACTATGCT AACAATGCCATCCGGACCTCCAAGTACAACATATTCACCTTTCTGCCTCTTAATTTGTTTGAGCAGTTCAGGAGGCTGGCTAATGCctacttcctcttcctcctcgtccttCAG TTAATCCCACAAGTATCCTCTCTGTCCTGGTTTACCACAGCGCTGCCGTTAATTTTGGTGCTGTCCATGACAGCGGTCAAAGATGCCAATGATGACATA AACAGACACAAAAGTGATCGGCAAGTGAATAACCGCATGGTGAACATCCTCATCGATGGAGT actgaaaaatgaaaaatggatgAATGTTCAGGTTGGGGACATAATTAAACTCGAGAGCAATCAATTTGTTACA GCAGACCTCCTGCTGCTGTCCAGCAGTGAACCACTCAATCTAGTCTATGTGGAAACGGCTGAGTTAGATGG TGAAACAAACCTGAAAGTGAAACAAGCCTTGACTCCCACAGGAGAGATGGGAGACTCCATTGAAGCTCTTTCTGCCTTTAAAG GTGAAGTGCGTTGTGAGCCTCCAAACAATCGCTTAGACAAATTCAAGGGAACCTTGACCATGAACGGACAGAATTATGGCCTGGACAATGATAAGATACTGCTGAGAGGATGCACGCTGAGAAACACAGAGTGGTGCTTCGGTCTGGTCATCTTTGGAG GTCCTGACACCAAGCTAATGCAAAACAGTGGAAAGACAAAATTCAAACGCACCAGCATTGATCATCTGATGAACGTCCTTGTGTTGTGT ATCTTTGGTTTCCTGTTTACGTTGTGCTTCATTCTGGCCATCGGCAATGCGATCTGGGAGGTAAAGGAGGGCTCTGTGTTCACCGTGTTCCTTCCACGGGAACCGGGTGTTAATGCTGGcctctcctccttcctctccttctgGTCCTATGTCATTGTCCTAAACGCAGTGGTGCCCATTTCCCTCTATGTCAg TGTGGAGGTTATCCGTCTTGGGAACAGCTTCTTTATAAACTGGGACAGGAAGATGTATTACCCCAAGAATGACACTCCTGCTCAGGCGAGGACCACCACACTCAACGAGGAGTTAGGCCAGATTAAATACATCTTCAGTGACAAGACTGGCACTCTGACACAGAACATCATGACATTCAACAAGTGCTCCATCAATGGAAAAAACTATG GGGAGCTGTATGATTTTTCTGGACAAAGAGTTGAAATAACAGAG aaaacacaaaaagtggaCTTCTCCTGGAACAAGCTGGCAGATCCGAAGTTTGACTTCCATGATTATAGTCTACTGGAGACTGTGAGAGAGGGAAACCCTGAAGCTCAGGCCTTCTTCCGCCTGCTGGCTCTGTGCCACACCGTCATgcctgaagaaaagaaagagg GTGAGCTAAACTACCAGGCGCAGTCTCCTGACGAGGGCTCTCTGGTCACCGCAGCAAGGAACTTTGGATTTGTGTTCCGCTCTCGCACACCTGAGACCATCACCATCATGGAAATGGGCGAGAAAGTCACATACGAACTTCTGGCTGTTCTGGACTTTAATAATGTACGAAAGAGGATGTCAGTAATAG taCGCAGCCCTGATGGCAAGATGACACTGTACTGCAAAGGTGCTGACACCATCATCTATGAAAGATTAGACCACTCTTGTAAAAAGTTGATGAAAGTTACTACAGGACACCTAAAT GAATATGCAGGAGATGGGCTACGCACTCTTGTTCTGGCCTACAAGCACTTAAAGGAGAACTACATGGAGGAGTGGACACAGCGCCACCATGAGGCTAGCACAGCCCTGGATGGACGAGAGGAGAGACTCGATGAACTGTATGAAGAGATTGAGAAAGACATGATT CTGTTGGGAGCGACAGCTGTTGAAGACAAGTTGCAAGACGGTGTACCACAGACTATTGAGCAGCTGGCTAAAGCTGACATCAAAATCTGGGTGCTGACTGGTGATAAGCAAG AGACAGCAGAAAACATTGGCTATTCTTGCAACATGCTAAGGGAGGAGATGAAGGAGGTTTTTATTGTGGCTGCCAATACACCTGAAGGGGTCAAACAGGAGCTCCA GTATGccagaaggaaaatgtgtccCGGATCAGCAGAGGAGCCATCGGTGGCTAAAGCTCGTGCAGGCCTGTTCTGGCTTCAGAAAACAGAGACGGTGCAGGATGAACAAGTTGAAGGGGATTATGCTCTGATAATAAATGGACACAGCTTG GCCTTTGCACTGGAGAAGGACTTGGAGTTAGAGTTGCTGAGAACAGCATGCATGTGTCAGACAGTGATTTGCTGCAGGGTCACTCCTCTTCAGAAAGCCCAGGTTGTTGAGCTGGTCAAGAAATACAAGCAGGCCATCACTCTGGCTATTGGAGACGGAGCTAATGATGTCAGCATGATTAAGg ctGCTCATATAGGTGTAGGAATTAGTGGTCAAGAGGGAATGCAGGCAGTTCTCTCTAGTGATTTCTCCTTTGCCCAGTTCCGTTACCTTCAACGCCTCCTGCTTGTGCACGGGCGCTGGTCGTACCTTCGCATGTGCAAGTTCCTacaatatttcttttacaaaaacttCACCTTCACATTTGTACACTTCTGGTATGCCTTCTTTTGTGGATTCTCTGCCCAG ACTGTGTATGATGAATGGTTCATCACTTTGTACAACTTGGTCTACACATCTCTCCCAATCCTGAGCTTGGGCCTATTTGACCAG GATGTAAATGACCGCTGGAGTTTTGAGTATCCTCAGCTCTACTCTCCTGGCCAGCTCAACATGTACTTCAGTAAAAAGGCATTCGTGCACTGCATGTTGCACAGCTGCTACTGCTCCCTGGTCCTCTTCTTTATCCCCTGGGGAGCAATTCACGATACAGTCAGAGATGACGGCAGAGATCTTGCAGACTATCAGTCATTTGCTTTGCTGGCACAAACCTGTCTGCTTGTCGTGGTGAGCATtcag CTATGTATTGACACCTATTCCTGGACAACCGTCAACCAGTTTTTTGTGTGGGGTAGCTTGGCTGCCTACTTTGCTATCACGTTCACCATGTACAGCAGTGGCATGTTTCTGATCTTCACCTCCATTTTCCCCTTCGTTG GAACCGTAAGGAATTCCTTAAATCAGCCAAATGTCTGGTTGACCATATTCCTGGCTTCCCTTCTCTGCGTGCTGCCTGTGGTGGCTCTGCGCTTCATCCTCATACAGATTCGTCCAACTATCAATGACAAG GTGAGATATAAGACTCAAATGGAAGCGCCGCCAGCACCAGCTCCTCGCCGTCCAGTGAGGCGTGTCAGCACCCGCCGATCAGGCTACGCGTTCTCCCATTCTCAAGGCTACGGTGCTTTGGTCACTTCAGAAAGATTCCTGTTTAAGCGACCAATGAAAGGTCGTCTTGCCTTTTCTGTCCAAACAGACACGCCTCAGCCTAAGCTCTTCCGTCCCATTCCAGTGGAGTAA
- the stbd1 gene encoding starch-binding domain-containing protein 1: MQLKNNNPMEKHMDLASLFCMIGRHGPAVAVAVIAMVSVVAGFIIYRTVKGKRRKAEAGPGAGDVSGGSGSSSSQGATRDAVQPEKEPSPEQEARSRVESTDVIEEVSNVRDGAVIRSRHKLKNRRATAEESPQSSSPPIVVEPEKLQNAPRVEDTSGVTQTNVEETIKSLQDDICEVRNLNVEDEGYKHNLVEMPNDAEGKHSDSLEPVMVCESLANEEKVQKSQKEEVTVEDVSTEIPCKDEESLCALKSPICHEENASVSLNVNYKLNQATSDSIKAGGYVEEPSVHMDESLSTKTEDEISVLEISSLNKPHPASEDSQNVALQKHINNQYMTIKSPAFDCATSEQSPNSDVTENNLVDLSAYCAVLLSSKELKHEQDSSTCSKDVEMASFSEPQETAVFSPVLSCLSVEPEIINHEYEALPLVGLQPEDKGKDVTSEFSKATIDTLCGLAYPHGEVDETITDILVSKENVEILSSPDAVVSDVSSAASVSKEMSCPDDSSFQDLEGEQMQNADLLEVCNDPAPVMAETVEPLPNEVQPFYENPCNLIWCSSDVGVESGISSMAVSPDLPDVENPLISEILLPVALGVPLQSEDQAELQTAMAESYAVIKEPSDAIPESSNDSQPHIKNTDEANDDSCTVSEMWIEIESFNTTVGKLAKEATTDFCLNKDLGKMGTKIVIEGKREIEGKEEDKTTEINIMEATMDNNEWITDGTDQVLPWIKPSSPQINPVSIEKSQASSSVNAACTYADVPPVNECEEDNTVPLSDEATETSKRVLAVQPMPQNVSVTFQIHYLTHSPYQKVAITGNHFDLGNWKDFVPLEKVKDGFWATVVNLPAESHVEWKFVIVERGEVFRWEECGNRFLDTGNRETLLVHKCWGFL; this comes from the exons ATGCAGCTGAAAAATAACAACCCGATGGAAAAACACATGGACCTGGCCTCGCTGTTCTGCATGATCGGGCGCCACGGACCCGCCGTGGCCGTGGCTGTGATTGCCATGGTGTCAGTAGTGGCAGGGTTCATTATCTACCGGACCGTGAAGGGGAAGCGGAGGAAGGCCGAGGCTGGACCCGGAGCCGGAGACGTGAGCGGCGGCAGcgggagcagcagcagccagggAGCGACGAGAGACGCGGTGCAACCGGAGAAGGAGCCGAGTCCAGAGCAGGAGGCACGCAGCCGTGTGGAGTCAACAG ATGTGATTGAGGAGGTTTCAAATGTGAGGGATGGAGCTGTAATTCGAAGTCGGCATAAACTGAAGAATCGTCGTGCCACCGCTGAAGAAAGTCCTCAGTCTTCTAGTCCGCCAATCGTAGTGGAACCAGAGAAACTCCAGAATGCCCCGCGTGTGGAGGACACTTCCGGTGTTACTCAAACAAATGTGGAGGAGACCATTAAGAGCCTTCAAGATGACATTTGTGAAGTGAGGAATTTGAATGTGGAAGATGAAGGGTACAAACATAACCTTGTTGAAATGCCAAATGATGCAGAGGGAAAACATAGTGACTCCTTGGAGCCTGTAATGGTTTGTGAGAGTCTTGCAAATGAAGAAAAG GTACAAAAATCCCAGAAAGAGGAGGTGACTGTGGAAGATGTGTCAACTGAAATTCCCTGTAAGGATGAAGAAAGTCTGTGTGCTTTAAAAAGTCCAATCTGCCATGAAGAAAATGCTTCAGTGAGTTTAAATGTAAACTATAAACTAAATCAGGCCACCTCAGATTCAATCAAGGCTGGGGGTTATGTTGAAGAGCCTTCCGTACACATGGATGAGTCCCTCTCTACCAAAACTGAAgatgagatttcagtacttgaAATCTCTAGCTTAAATAAACCACACCCTGCCAGTGAGGACTCTCAAAATGTGGCACTGCAGAAGCACATCAATAACCAATATATGACTATCAAAAGTCCAGCCTTTGATTGTGCAACTTCTGAACAGAGTCCAAATAGTGATGTGACTGAAAACAATCTTGTAGACTTGTCAGCTTACTGTGCTGTGCTACTTTCTAGCAAAGAACTGAAACATGAACAAGATTCTTCTACCTGCAGTAAGGATGTTGAGATGGCTTCATTTAGTGAACCACAGGAAACTGCTGTGTTCAGTCCTGTCCTATCATGTTTGTCAGTTGAGCCAGAAATTATTAATCACGAATATGAAGCCCTGCCACTAGTTGGTCTACAGCCAGAAGACAAAGGTAAAGATGTTACTTCTGAATTTTCTAAAGCAACAATTGATACCCTCTGTGGTCTTGCATATCCTCACGGTGAAGTTGATGAAACTATAACTGATATCCtggtttctaaagaaaatgtggaaattctGTCTTCACCTGATGCAGTTGTTAGTGATGTCAGTTCTGCTGCATCTGTGTCAAAAGAAATGTCTTGTCCAGATGATTCTTCCTTCCAAGATCTAGAAGGTGaacaaatgcaaaatgcagATCTTCTTGAGGTCTGTAATGATCCTGCCCCAGTCATGGCTGAGACTGTGGAACCTCTTCCTAATGAAGTCCAACCGTTTTATGAAAATCCATGCAATTTAATTTGGTGCTCTTCTGATGTTGGAGTAGAGAGCGGGATTTCGAGCATGGCCGTCAGTCCTGATTTGCCTGATGTTGAGAATCCCTTAATCTCTGAAATCTTGTTGCCAGTGGCATTGGGTGTTCCTCTACAGTCAGAGGACCAGGCTGAACTTCAAACTGCAATGGCTGAGTCATATGCTGTCATCAAAGAACCATCAGATGCAATACCTGAATCTTCAAATGATTCACAACCCCACATCAAGAACACTGATGAAGCCAATGATGACTCTTGTACAGTCAGTGAGATGTGGATTGAGATTGAAAGTTTCAACACAACAGTTGGGAAACTTGCAAAAGAAGCAACCACTGATTTCTGCTTGAATAAAGACCTGGGAAAGATGGGCACAAAGATTGTCATTGAAGGTAAGCGTGAGATAGAAGGCAAGGAAGAGgacaaaactacagaaataaatatcatgGAGGCAACTATGGACAACAATGAGTGGATCACAGATGGTACTGATCAAGTCCTTCCTTGGATAAAGCCTTCCAGTCCACAAATCAATCCAGTGTCTATAGAAAAATCTCAAGCTTCCTCTTCTGTAAATGCTGCTTGCACATATGCAGATGTTCCACCTGTCAATGAGTGTGAAGAAGACAACACAGTTCCCCTTTCTGATGAAGCCACAGAAACTAGCAAGAGGGTGCTGGCAGTTCAGCCTATGCCCCAAAATGTCAGTGTGACCTTCCAGATCCACTATCTCACGCACTCTCCATACCAGAAGGTGGCTATCACAGGAAACCATTTTGATTTGGGGAACTGGAAGGATTTTGTTCCCCTAGAAAAGGTGAAAGATGGGTTTTGGGCTACTGTGGTCAACCTGCCTGCAGAGAGTCATGTGGAGTGGAAGTTTGTAATAGTGGAGAGGGGAGAAGTGTTCCGCTGGGAGGAGTGTGGCAATCGCTTCTTGGATACAGGCAACAGAGAGACCCTCCTTGTGCACAAATGCTGGGGTTTCTTGTAA